One genomic window of Dermacentor andersoni chromosome 8, qqDerAnde1_hic_scaffold, whole genome shotgun sequence includes the following:
- the LOC126525633 gene encoding complement inhibitor CirpT1-like has product MLLQATDVILVAATAGFLFCWPVNSADMGWDAVTVKNGKCQYKGREIQRGSHVDVEHPCERWKCEVTENLVLFLGCGFSQVQAPCKVVNGSGVYPKCCPKPVCPSHHGR; this is encoded by the exons ATGCTACTCCAGGCCACGGACGTGATTTTGGTCGCGGCCACGGCGGGTTTCCTCTTTTGCTGGCCGGTCAACTCAGCCGACATGGGATGGGACGCGGTGACCGTTAAGAACG GAAAGTGCCAGTACAAGGGCAGGGAAATTCAGCGGGGTAGTCACGTGGACGTGGAGCACCCTTGCGAACGCTGGAAATGTGAAGTCACTGAGAACCTGGTGCTGTTCTTGGG GTGCGGCTTTTCACAAGTGCAGGCGCCATGTAAGGTCGTCAACGGAAGCGGGGTGTACCCGAAGTGCTGTCCCAAACCGGTGTGCCCAAGTCATCATGGCCGGTGA